Proteins found in one Sorghum bicolor cultivar BTx623 chromosome 1, Sorghum_bicolor_NCBIv3, whole genome shotgun sequence genomic segment:
- the LOC8059831 gene encoding F-box/kelch-repeat protein At1g55270 has product MRAAAGGAPQRRAGGIRVRAPLVESVSCYCRVDGGLKTVVSARKFVPGAKLCMQPDIIPTKRKSRSSRKERSQTQSPLLPGLPDELAISCLMRAARVEHPNMRLVCKRWNRLLSGNYYYSLRKKFGMAEEWIYVFKRDRDQKLSWYAFDPVNQLWKSLPPVPPEYSEAVGFGSAVLNGCYLYLFGGKDPVHGSMRRVVFYNARINKWLRAPDMLQKRHFFGSCVINNCLYVAGGECVGIQRSLRSAEVYDPNRNRWSSIAEMSTGMVPSIGVVHDGKWFLKGLNSHRQVVSEVYLPASKMWSTTGNEMVTGLRNPSISLNGRLYSADCRDGCKLRVYNRELGSWTRFIDTRHHMGSSRSLEAAAFVSLNGKLCIIRNNMSITIIDMSDPTRVTEVDSARMWEAFARKGQHRSFMANLWSAITGRNLKTDIMHCQVLQV; this is encoded by the exons ATGCGTGCAGCCGCCGGAGGTGCCCCGCAGCGGCGTGCGGGGGGTATCCGCGTCCGCGCCCCACTG GTAGAGTCTGTCTCCTGCTACTGCAGGGTAGATGGGGGTCTTAAAACAGTTGTAAGTGCTAGGAAGTTTGTCCCTGGTGCAAAGCTGTGCATGCAACCTGATATCATACCAACCAAGCGCAAGTCAAGGAGCTCACGCAAGGAGAGGTCTCAAACTCAGTCACCACTGCTGCCTGGGCTTCCTGATGAACTGGCTATTTCCTGTCTCATGCGGGCTGCTCGGGTCGAGCACCCAAATATGCGGTTAGTCTGTAAACGATGGAACCGTCTTTTGTCTGGAAATTATTATTACTCCTTGCGTAAGAAATTTGGCATGGCAGAAGAATGGATTTACGTCTTCAAAAGGGACCGTGATCAGAAGCTATCTTGGTATGCCTTTGATCCTGTGAACCAGCTCTGGAAGTCATTGCCTCCAGTTCCACCAGAGTATTCTGAAGCTGTTGGATTTGGTAGTGCTGTTCTCAACGGATGCTATCTGTACTTATTTGGCGGCAAAGACCCAGTACATGGGTCTATGAGGCGTGTTGTATTTTACAATGCTCGGATAAACAAATGGCTTCGAGCTCCAGATATGCTGCAAAAACGGCACTTCTTTGGTTCTTGTGTCATAAACAACTGTCTTTATGTTGCTGGTGGGGAGTGTGTAGGGATACAGAGATCTCTAAGGTCTGCCGAGGTATATGATCCAAACAGGAATAGATGGTCTAGCATTGCTGAAATGAGCACAGGAATGGTGCCCTCCATTGGAGTAGTACATGATGGCAAGTGGTTCCTAAAAGGTCTCAATTCTCATCGCCAGGTCGTGAGCGAGGTCTATCTTCCAGCTTCTAAAATGTGGTCAACCACCGGTAATGAAATGGTCACGGGCTTGCGGAATCCAAGCATTTCCCTCAACGGGCGACTTTATTCTGCTGATTGTCGTGATGGCTGTAAGCTTCGAGTTTATAATAGAGAGCTGGGATCGTGGACAAGGTTCATTGACACCAGACACCATATGGGAAGCTCACGGTCTCTTGAAGCCGCAGCCTTTGTCTCCCTTAATGGAAAGCTATGCATCATCCGTAACAATATGAGTATCACCATTATTGATATGTCAGACCCAACAAGAGTAACTGAGGTTGACAGTGCGCGCATGTGGGAGGCTTTTGCTCGAAAGGGGCAGCACAGGTCTTTCATGGCAAACCTATGGTCAGCCATCACAGGTCGTAATCTGAAGACAGACATTATGCATTGTCAGGTGCTCCAAGTTTGA